One genomic segment of Fervidobacterium pennivorans includes these proteins:
- a CDS encoding Rne/Rng family ribonuclease, producing MTLVINRKNDKTHAALLENGKLTEIYFPDDEESVAGSIFVGRIEKSVPALEAAFVKLSNNENGFLRLKDIRPEYLETFGLKKLQEGQKVLVQIKKEGGQTKGPQVTTNISLPGRYVVLMPFSRSIGVSRKIQDSEDRNRLKELGLKLREKYSCGFIIRTAAAEATEQHIYEESELLIAKWSELVKEFKKAKKVKLLYKESDSDEFLLREFLKQGVDEVVTNSPTYKELIRNYSKNIRIRVIDGDAFEELGINEELKRVLNRHIPLPSGGEIVIDKTEAMVVVDVNSGHFTTTSDHEELSEQINAEAAVEIARILRLRNLGGIIIIDFIDMRSEKSRNKIIEIMKKEVLKDRNRVEIYGFTQLGLLEMTRKRTSKSLDERLTTICPVCNGKGTIPSAELVIQQLFNTLQKKPKDVSEVIIKLHPHFKDKITKEEIKKIAKVNVHVHFTHVNPSNFEVTWKK from the coding sequence GTGACATTGGTTATAAACAGAAAGAACGACAAAACCCATGCAGCACTTCTTGAAAATGGAAAACTGACAGAAATATACTTCCCAGATGATGAAGAGAGCGTTGCTGGGAGTATATTTGTAGGCAGAATAGAGAAGTCTGTACCTGCGCTTGAGGCTGCTTTTGTAAAGCTATCAAACAACGAAAACGGTTTTCTGAGATTGAAAGACATACGACCCGAGTATCTGGAAACATTCGGTTTGAAGAAACTCCAAGAAGGTCAAAAAGTACTTGTCCAGATAAAAAAGGAAGGTGGTCAAACGAAAGGACCACAGGTAACTACAAATATAAGTCTACCAGGTAGATATGTCGTATTAATGCCGTTTTCGCGCAGTATAGGTGTGTCAAGAAAGATTCAAGACTCAGAGGATAGAAATAGGCTAAAAGAATTAGGACTCAAATTACGTGAAAAGTACTCTTGCGGGTTCATAATAAGAACTGCTGCAGCAGAAGCTACAGAACAGCATATTTACGAAGAAAGTGAATTACTGATAGCCAAGTGGAGCGAGTTAGTAAAAGAATTTAAGAAGGCTAAAAAAGTCAAGCTACTTTACAAAGAGTCAGACTCTGATGAATTCTTGCTTAGAGAGTTTTTAAAACAAGGGGTCGACGAAGTAGTTACTAACTCACCGACGTATAAAGAGTTGATAAGGAACTACTCTAAAAATATTCGGATAAGAGTAATCGATGGAGATGCATTCGAAGAGCTGGGGATAAACGAGGAGCTCAAACGTGTTTTAAACCGTCACATTCCTTTGCCTTCAGGTGGCGAAATAGTAATTGACAAGACAGAAGCGATGGTTGTAGTAGACGTCAATTCTGGACACTTTACAACCACAAGTGACCACGAAGAACTGTCGGAACAAATAAACGCGGAAGCCGCTGTAGAAATTGCAAGAATTTTACGATTGAGAAATCTTGGAGGTATAATAATAATAGATTTTATAGATATGAGAAGTGAAAAAAGTAGAAATAAAATCATCGAAATCATGAAAAAGGAAGTTTTAAAGGATAGAAACAGGGTTGAAATCTACGGCTTTACCCAACTCGGACTTCTTGAAATGACCAGGAAAAGAACAAGTAAGTCGTTAGACGAACGCCTAACAACAATATGTCCAGTATGCAACGGAAAAGGAACAATACCAAGCGCTGAACTCGTTATTCAACAGCTTTTCAACACACTTCAAAAGAAGCCCAAGGATGTTTCAGAAGTTATTATCAAATTACACCCCCATTTCAAAGACAAGATTACCAAGGAAGAAATCAAGAAAATTGCCAAAGTAAACGTCCATGTGCATTTTACTCATGTAAACCCGTCAAACTTTGAAGTAACTTGGAAAAAATAA